The genomic region GAATGTTGATTTGCTCGAATATGCATAGAAAGCCTATCGAAACCTTAGAAAGGGATTAAACTCGATCGAAGCTGTAAATGACATCCGAGGAATGCAATCGCTTACCAGACATTagtgtcatcgaaatcggtgacaGACACGTCAATTATCTCGACTTCATCGATGAGGCTCGCATCGTTTGTATACTGCTTCCGCACGGTCTCTGTGTCCACTTTTTTCTCGGACATGTTTCAAACGTATTACGATGTTAAACGACCGGATGAACACATATTTCACAGTTGAAGTGTCTCTCGCCGTCTCAATTGGTGGACGTGTTGcacataaaaaaatagtgtcgcGTTCTGTCGAGTCATTTACGAAATTCCAGCGAATTCCGTTCTTCCTGAAGCACCGTTCGCGGTTCAAAAGCATACGTATTTAAAATTAGCCGAACGTACGGTGAACATAACTAAGTTCACGGATACGGAGTACGGAGCAGTGATGAGATATTGTGAGCTttccacgcgcatgcgcgaccaaaGCCAGGAACGTATCTACGTCCTCAGTTAGTAGCAGTTAGTAGGAAAAGTAAATAGTGGGAAACTATTACTGGTAGGAATAAGTACCGAAAGAGTTCAGaagtttatatattatattggaTTGGTAAGAAAGTGTAATTTcgggtgaaatagagcccaattatTTTATCCAAgcgatgaattttaatgaataagatattctcccttttgttcgatgttcttttgccaaaaagaattataagagttcatcgcttgaataaagaaatttggtttttgccaacccaatatattatatgtacatacatgttaAATTCTAATACAACACACACATGTCACACATTCATATTTCTAAATCAAATCATAACAAATTTTGCGAAATTAGGCGGTGTGATCAAGGTAAGTACACCATTTTAGCTCAAGTTTGTAAAATTTTTCGCACATGCGCGTGGAAAGCGCACAGTATCTCACGACTGATACGGAGACCGAGGAACGTACTGGATATTTTCACGTTGTTTTCCCCGGGGAACCGAAGCAAACCACGGTACAAAAGAATACTCAGACTGTTCCTTACGTCGCGTTCCGTTTTATCGACTTTCCATTTACAGAAACCACGTCCTTTTTCGTGATTCAGTCGTGTTTGTTGTTTGATTTTTTGTATTCGCATCGGGAGCGTGTCTTGCCAATAGCACGCTCGCAAATCTAGGAAATTTCCAACCAGCGATTCTGATGTTTCGCGTGAAATACGCATTCACAATTTGtgataacataaaaatataaatataaaccatATAAACCAATGTAAACTTGGAAAGCATTTGCGAAAATTCTAGAACTGAGAATTGTGTTACCATGTGTTACCAAACAATTCcactaaatagtatttgaatctAGTCTATTCTTGTAGGTAGAGTGAGGTAGAGGCAAAATTGTTGCGTTTTACAATCGATTGTTAGTCCGCATCCGTctgcaaaagttcgtacaaGTTTGAAcaacaatataataattaaaaaaatcaatgtacccagacggcacaccggctcgattTCAGCCgggcacctgtgcacaaaatggcgcgaatttcacctgccgggggctcgagcccagggcctaccggccgggctgggattcagccgatttgcaagattgcaagggtgcgggattcgcgttctcattgcgtgataatacaaacacgggttttttcagtagtcaaaaacgccagataaaggtcaatctaggcagcaatcgccctcaaaggtcttatttattaacttattatacttttgtcggtaacaagggagactgctacgcatttgcaaagtactgccacattgatgcgacccgccctgtgtcgtgcatgcgcgagaaaagttcggctcaatcgaagcactgattggccacattagtgtgataccgtgctgccctctcaaaaacaggctgaatcccagcccggccggcaggcccttggctcgagcccccggcaggtgatattcgcgccattttgtgcacaggggcccggcTAAATCGGCCTGTCTGGGTCTCGACCATTCTCGACGCAGCTCCAAGCGTTGTGTTTGCCCGTAACCTGTAGGTCAGGGGCTCTGCTAGCTGGGTCCGGTGGTAGGCTCGGTCAGACTGTGCTGTCTGGGTATATGTCATAGCTTCTTCGATAACTTTTCTGTACGATATTCGATCCATTTTAAAAATGCGAACTTACCGTTAAATAACCGGAAATTCTGGacgaaaattgtattatttatgtCGTTATAATCATGCAGTTATCTGGCAGTTATAATCtacagaaaaaaaaataattttggcgGTTATTTAAAACGACAAACCTTGTATATATAGATAAATGTTTCATTGGCGATTTTTTAATAGTAATTTTCTACCTGGAATttactttataatttatattatttttcttacGTTTTATATAGTTTAACTGATAATctaacaaataacagttatgtATTTACATGTTGTGTTACGTTAGTTTATAGAATTACTTAAAAAAATATTCGATTTGTCCGTTTGTTTGTGTACAACTGTTACAACATGTGATATAACAATTTTCTCAAGTAGTGTAAACGAGTAGAACGTTGCACTAACAAAGTATAGGAAGTATAAAATTATGCGAAAGTATCTTTCGTTAGCAACTCACAATGCTccttgcaatgaaattttctacaAATTGCAAGACTGCCAATACGAGGTATTTACAGTTCATTGATATCTAATTGCACGTGTGCTCGGCGAAGAATATACATAACCAAAAAATTTTGCGTTCTATGTACCTTGTTGTAGCATCCGTATCGTAAGTTCATGGGCTTTTGCAAAGACTATGAGAAACAGATGCAAGTTTGCATAGCGAAACAGGTAACCttccttttttgtttttttactaTAAGCAACGTTTAAAAGTTATCTTATTATATATTTCcctgatttttatattttagttACAATCTAACAGAGAAATAAACAATAAAGCCGCTAAGGAAAGACTGCAGAGAATGCACAGTAAGAAAGAAGAAAGTAATCAGTCAGAGTAGATTAACTTGCTTTAAAATGTGTATCTAACAACATTTCATTTCTACCGAATGAGTttagataataaatatttttatagcaTACTTTAATCATTGCATTGATCAACAATGAGTGCGAATTTAGATGGCGAACCACCAGAAAAGAAAACCAAAACCTCCGTTAGCATGGACGAGAATACAGAAGAAAAATCAgagtgtaaaaaaaatattcgatTGAATGACAGTGAAGATGAGGAAGAGAAGTCTGAATGTAAAgaaaatattctattaaatgacaacgaagacgaagaagaaactTCACTATTAAAAATCGATGAAGATGGTGATTTGGAACCATTTCCTCCAGATAATGATGTTACAGAAATGATAGAGAACGTGCATTACAATGGATTGTTTCCAACGATTACAGAGAGATATTTTACTGCTTATTATAAATTGAATGTACAAAGTCATGCCGATGATGTTTGCATTCTAATGCACAGCAATCGCATTTGTATGTTAACTCTGGCTCCTAGTCATATAGTTCTACAAAGTAACAAAGAGATAAAGGACATCAACTTCAAAGTTAGTGACAAGCTGAACAGAGTCATGAACAAAGTTTCAGGGAAAAGCAAACATGGCGCCCAGCCTCTGCAAGCAAATTCTAAGATTTGTATTATCACTTCTTCGAGTGGTGAAACTTACACAATAAAGTGTTGTATAATTGGGAAATTGGTAGAGGTGAACGAAGCGTTACTAAAAAATCCAAAACTATTATTGGAACCACCGCACAAGGGAGGTTACTTGGCTATAGTGTTACCAAACATAAAGCTACTGGAATCAATGAAAAAGTCTTTGTTGACACAAGAACAATATGACTCGGAAATGCTAAAGCGTCAAAATACAATGAACCATTTTGAAATTAAGATAAAGAATGAATCGGAAACAGATAGATAACGGTTCTAGATTGAAAATCGAGACTCAAGATTAATGTACCCGCAGTGAGTTGATcttgatgtataaaaatattaattgtatCATTGACAACATGCATTCTTAATAAATACGTACATTTCTCCGAATAAGAACGAACATTCGGACGTAGaggaacaaatttatttctcataATTTTTGTTATGACTACTATAACATAGGACCAGCTTTAATTACAATTATCAGCATCGATTAGCAGTGTAATCTTTGGTGTAAACTTTAGTTTATGTCGTTCCTTTCAAATATAAGTTATTTTTTCATCTTCAATATTTCTTGTCGATGTTGAATCGTAGTCAAAATTATATGATACAAGTTGTAGGTGAGAATTCACGTTATTTCTTGGCATGTCTTGTGTACAAAGTAACCGAAACGAATTTCGTTGTGTTTACTGGAGCCAGCCAGTTCCATACACAACTGTGTTTTGTACAGTTCAGGAGACGCAGTTGTAGTTTTAAATGTGTAATACATTTTCGAAAACGTCTGTTTGTAACTAAGTAAATTATTAAACCTAAGGTTATTTTTCTTCAATGAAAGTGTGCTCTGTTTCCTGTTCTTTATCGTCCGTTTTCTTCGCAGAATCTTTCATTAGATTTCCTAACACAATTCCAGCGAATAAGATCattcctaccctgtgattcgagaTGAATTTTTTAGCGCAGTCTGTTGGATTATTAATGTTCAAGCTGTATATCTAAAAATGAATAGATTTGGCGCACTGTTATTTAGAAATCACGGTCaatgtttaaatataattttaaaaatggaTCATACCTGATTAAAAAGATGGATACTGACTAATCCAACTGCTGTGTAATATGGCCAAGTCTGCGAAACTACAATGCCCGATGTAATTAAACTAGTTATCATGGTCGCGCTGAATCCAGATAAGAAAAGCTTTGTTCTGTCTCCAAATTTTAAAGCTGTAGATTTGATCCCCACTATAACGTCGTCTATTTTGTCCTGCAATGTAATAGCCAGAGATAAAACGATGTCAATATTAATAAGTGCTTGCGAGGACTTACCTGATGCGCATATATGGTGTCGTATAAAAGTGTCCAACAAACCCCAGCTGTGTAAAGGGGCAGGCACACAGACCAATTGCACGATCCCTGTACAGCAGACCAGCCCAGAAGCGCACCCCAGTTGAAAGTCATTCCTAGCATGAGTTGTGGCCAAAATGTTACTCTTTTCATAACAGGGTACAATATTACCAAAACTGCAAGTaaaaaacgttgaaaatttaacTATATTTTTGTGTTTGTTTCAACAgcatttctaaattttcatcaaTAGATactccgagagagagagagagagagagagagagagagtgcgcgagagagagaggaagagcaaTTAATTACAATGTTCCGCGATTCTTATCAGAGAAAGTCAAATTGTCAACTCTACTGTACATCGATCTACTACATCAATGAACTTTGttgataaaattaagaaatacTGTTCTGAACGGAAAATTCAGAGAATATACCTAATGAACTTGCACCCAATATTATACTATAAAGATTTAAGTGTAATAACACTAGTAATCCTAAAGTTAACTGGCTGCCGAGGAAAACAAGCGATTGAAGAGGCGAAATCTCTCCGGTGACCAATGGTCTATCTTTTGTTCTGGCTACctaacattgaaaaattttcatgACATCTAATCCGGACTGTGTATAAACTTGATATTACCATTCCATCAATGTCTTGATCCCACATATCATTTATTATACATCCGGCTCCACGCATGATGAATGCGCCAGTCCCAAAGAGAGTTAAAAGATGTAAATCTGGCAACGCGCCGGGTGATGCGGCCATTGCTATGCTCCAGCCACAAGGCCAAAATAATAACCAGGAACCTGTGTAAACAAATCTTTAACAGTTAGTCCACAGGCACCAGCGTTTAACGTGTTAACTGTATAATTTCGGTTATGTTATCTCACCTATTGGTTTGTCCATCCTCAACAATCTCAAGTATGGTCGGATTTTAGATGGACTGTTATTAACTAATCTTGTGGCAAACGTTACTTTCTGTTTCAATGGTAAAGGATGCACAGTCTCATCGATCGGTTTCAACGAAACATCGACGGTCTTTAACAAATTCTCCGTCGACGTGTGCGAATTTCGTTTATGATCGTCATGATTAAACGACGATGTGTGAATTATACTTCGCGGATGCAACGGACTGACAACGCATGATCTTTGACTAGATTGCGAGTAGGAGGCCAGCAGTTTTCCAGACGCGATGAATAGCTGGCATCTTCGCATTATTATCATCATTTCGCTCTATAACTGTCGCATATAAATATTACAGGTTTAACATAACCTCAAACTTTTCTTTTATGGCAAATTGTTtcgttatttatatatataaacgaCCGGGCGTAACGGAAATGTTACCAATTGTCATGTTATCATTCAAAATCCGTAAGTCATCGTAATAACACAATTGCCGGTACTTTTTCACATTATGTAATTAATCTCCACCGCAAGGTTAAGTCGTCAGTTTTGCCGAGAAGCTGCACGCCGTACATGCGTGCATTCGCTGCAATTAGGTTGCATAACACACAGTCAAAGTTTTGTATACGTTATATAgtgactatacatatatatgtatacatatatacatatacatataattccgTTCCACGTCCAGTGCGGTGACAGTAGTAAAACTTTGTATGTATACGGTTTCGCTGAGAAAGTatacataaaattttaaaatttcccTGAACgctataaaaatttcaataattctgcgCTGTTATTCATTCGTTcaaatatgtaagtaatattttttggaagtatatatatttttgaaacaaagaatcctttatttataattagattGCGTTAATtagtatatatgtgtgtgtatctGAACATATTATTAAAGCCCTTAGCGTATAGATTTGTAAATGAACTTTCTgttaaaaaaatatgaaaatctgcAACGTTATCTCTTATCACAATCGCTTCcattatatacatgtatatacatcgattttatagaaatatatCATAGCAGCGGAGAACTATCAATAATACTATCGACATTTATTGACGATTATCGCTATCGAAAACTGTCAATAGTTCACAGTTATGGACAGTTATGGACACTTATTTCAAATAGAGGCTCGGGTCAGCTCGGCTCATGCCCGTGCGGTTTCTGGTGGTTTCAGTGCCTTCATCTTTTTCAGTTTCAGCGCTATAGTCGCTATAGTATAGAACAGAAtccgctttatttttaattatgaatTGAGATGTTCGTCGTTCGTTCTGAACTGTTTACTGTCATCGATATTGATGATGGAATTTGTCCAACACAATCGCAGAACCGCAGAACTGTAGAATACTGTGATACAGGATCATGGATGATCATGGATGATCATGGACCTATGTCCATCTATGTCACCTATGTAAAGTCCGTGTCCGTGTATAGGATAGTGTCTGATAGTGTCACAGTGACAGTGCTCTGCAGTGCtcgcagtaacgtatctatgtatgtatagagagctcacgaaagtattcgaacgcataCTATTAGAACTTCGAACGAAGAAAATATGCATGCTATTTAAATTCAAGTTTTGAAAACAATATTACATCTACTAAAGATACAATTATCGGGATTATATATCGAATTACATATATCGAATTTGTAAaagttatgaatagactgcggatcttttaagtaaaataaaaaatgttcgcattgattgcagggcacaggaatcaaataaaaattgtattcttcttttaattaacctattaaactgaaactaatacgttcatgtctttaaatatttttaattatacagttttgtcataaatacataaaatccgcaatctattatGAAACATTCATTATAGGAAGGTATATTCGTGTATGATAtcatattttatgtatatgatacatatatgtatgttatacattaatttttcaCAATCAAATCCTAACTTTTTGCAAAATTATGCAAGGTGATCAAGGTACCCTATTTTATCCAAACATTTACTTCACTGATGCTAAATTAGCCGCGCATGCGCGGAAGAAACCTATTCCATATTCTATTCTGTATACCTTATCCAACCTTATCTTATCATTGCTCTGTGATTGTCTGTGATGCACTCGTGAAAGAAGTTGAATGTATATagttatatttttatgttgaaCGTGTTCACAGCTGGACTGCGATTGTTCACAATGTCCACAGCCCAAAAATGCGAGGTTCTGTTTATTTTGGGAGGTCCTGGTGCAGGGAAAGGTACCCTCTGTTACAACATTATGAAAAAGTATGGTTATGTCCATTTGTCGGCCGGTGATCTGCTGagggaggaacggatgaatccCAACTCGCAATACGGGGAATTGATCGATAATTACATTAAGGAAGGAAAGATCGTACCTGTCGCCATCACCTGCAGCCTTCTGGATCGTGCAATGCAAAATACCGCCAGCCCACACAAAAGGTACTTGGTCGATGGTTTCCCAAGAAATCAGGACAACGTGGACGGATGGAATGAGGTATAATACTCAATCGTTTGATAGCAGACTTCTAGTTACTCTGATTTGCtctaatgtattctttgttTGCAGGCAATGTCTGATAAGTGCATAGTAAAGGGAGTGTTGTTCTGCGAGTGCAGCAAAGAAGTATGCACACAACGATGCTTGAAACGTGGCGCAGCGGGAAGCGGACGAACTGACGATAACTTAGAAGTCTTGGTGAAAAGATTCGAAACGTATACTATGAACACGATGCCCATAATTGAACACTTCGAAAAGCTGAACTTGGTGTTCAAAGTGAACACCATGCTGTCAAAGGAGGAAGTATACGAAAATACCAAGGAACTTTTGAACAAAATAGGCTGGGGATCGGTCaacgaataaaaatgatttcttgtgattccgaggagATCAAGAGTTCACTGTGTCTAATGTTTTACTGCTTAAAAggagtatatatttttttagaggaaatgatttttttttagataGCAGCACGGTGGGAACCGTGCGTTTTATTTTgctgcatttataaagaaattagacCATGTTTCTCTCTCAGGGTACACGATCAGAATTGCGTACCCTTTCCTATGATTGTACAGAgaataattttatacaaatcgtggcaaatattttccaatctctattccacacacacacatatatataaacatagatatatgtaaatttaaataaaatcaatgagGGCTGTATGTTTTTCTAAGTATTTCATTCATTACTGTATATATCAATAAGTATTTTGCACATAGTTgttttttacattgaaaacattcAACGACCATTTATGACGTTGATATGGATAACACAAATTCGTGTTGTGTTGtataaattaaattctattcTTCTTTTTACGCTGATCGGATTATACATATCAAAGAGCCCCTGTAGAATGACAACCGAATGTAACACTTGCAGTCGAGGTTGTCTGCATTGCAGGCGCTAACCGCTAATCAAATTTTTACCATATAAATGCAAAACAGCTGAACCACTGATTACATATAAAACCAGGTTCaaacttcaatatttttatagatcgattttttggaaattagCGCCTCATTATTATTTTCGTATCACACGCAACGTTACCAACAGAGTATTGAATAGAACTCATTATTAATATCAATCAGTTCTTCTTTAATTTGAATTGAAATCGACGTTCTGTAGCACTGTTCACTAATTTTCTCATTTAGATTGTTACTAAGATTCTCATTTAAGATTAAATTTTAAGATTAAAATTTCCCGGTCAAGCTACGAAGTTGAGCAAACGATTATCGAAAGTGATGGCTATCTGCATGCCTATTTTTAAGATTCGCAAATTTCCTTTATCTGTAAGGTCACAGGTGCATCGAACTCGAAATTATTGAACTGTTCCATAACGTTCGCACGACACGTATCCCGTCTCATACGTTTCGTTAGTCGTTATAATTCTGAGCTACACTGTATACGTCATAGAGAAAGGGTTCGTCGATCAAGCCACAAAGTAGATAGAAGGACTAGCTTAGACAAGTTTTCAAATTGCTAGATAAGAAACCAGGAAGATTAGTTCTTCGGAGAAGTCGAGCTACCTTGAAATTCATGGTGAGAGACGACTAGATTCGTCGAATGAACTTCGTGAGTAGAGACGAGTTAATTCGACGCGTGAGATCACGAAGTAGCTACGAATTAATTCGTCGcgtgaaattaaatgaaatatgaaattatgaATAATAGCTTTTTTTTTGTCGAGTTAATTTGTCCGCACGAGATTCGACAGCTCGAGAATATCAATTACTGCTGACTCAATGAACACGCAGTTTCATAGATAACTTTTTAGGATGAGGAAAAACTTGTTTCGCCAACTGCAGTGTTCTCTGGAGTGAAAGATAGAATAAAAATTGCCCAATAATTTTTGGTCAGTTTAACCGAGAAT from Lasioglossum baleicum chromosome 2, iyLasBale1, whole genome shotgun sequence harbors:
- the LOC143221687 gene encoding protein Abitram → MSANLDGEPPEKKTKTSVSMDENTEEKSECKKNIRLNDSEDEEEKSECKENILLNDNEDEEETSLLKIDEDGDLEPFPPDNDVTEMIENVHYNGLFPTITERYFTAYYKLNVQSHADDVCILMHSNRICMLTLAPSHIVLQSNKEIKDINFKVSDKLNRVMNKVSGKSKHGAQPLQANSKICIITSSSGETYTIKCCIIGKLVEVNEALLKNPKLLLEPPHKGGYLAIVLPNIKLLESMKKSLLTQEQYDSEMLKRQNTMNHFEIKIKNESETDR
- the Dak1 gene encoding cytidine/uridine monophosphate kinase Dak1 isoform X2 encodes the protein MSTAQKCEVLFILGGPGAGKGTLCYNIMKKYGYVHLSAGDLLREERMNPNSQYGELIDNYIKEGKIVPVAITCSLLDRAMQNTASPHKRYLVDGFPRNQDNVDGWNEAMSDKCIVKGVLFCECSKEVCTQRCLKRGAAGSGRTDDNLEVLVKRFETYTMNTMPIIEHFEKLNLVFKVNTMLSKEEVYENTKELLNKIGWGSVNE
- the Dak1 gene encoding cytidine/uridine monophosphate kinase Dak1 isoform X1; amino-acid sequence: MLNVFTAGLRLFTMSTAQKCEVLFILGGPGAGKGTLCYNIMKKYGYVHLSAGDLLREERMNPNSQYGELIDNYIKEGKIVPVAITCSLLDRAMQNTASPHKRYLVDGFPRNQDNVDGWNEAMSDKCIVKGVLFCECSKEVCTQRCLKRGAAGSGRTDDNLEVLVKRFETYTMNTMPIIEHFEKLNLVFKVNTMLSKEEVYENTKELLNKIGWGSVNE
- the Coq2 gene encoding ubiquinone biosynthesis protein COQ2, mitochondrial encodes the protein MMIIMRRCQLFIASGKLLASYSQSSQRSCVVSPLHPRSIIHTSSFNHDDHKRNSHTSTENLLKTVDVSLKPIDETVHPLPLKQKVTFATRLVNNSPSKIRPYLRLLRMDKPIGSWLLFWPCGWSIAMAASPGALPDLHLLTLFGTGAFIMRGAGCIINDMWDQDIDGMVARTKDRPLVTGEISPLQSLVFLGSQLTLGLLVLLHLNLYSIILGASSLVLVILYPVMKRVTFWPQLMLGMTFNWGALLGWSAVQGSCNWSVCLPLYTAGVCWTLLYDTIYAHQDKIDDVIVGIKSTALKFGDRTKLFLSGFSATMITSLITSGIVVSQTWPYYTAVGLVSIHLFNQIYSLNINNPTDCAKKFISNHRVGMILFAGIVLGNLMKDSAKKTDDKEQETEHTFIEEK